Proteins co-encoded in one Bombus pyrosoma isolate SC7728 linkage group LG4, ASM1482585v1, whole genome shotgun sequence genomic window:
- the LOC122566826 gene encoding pre-mRNA-processing factor 17 isoform X2 — protein sequence MQICSAPEVIPTGTELCMNHVDSTVKEIMHNPKYEELFAPDVGPENPFKTQQQRAVKNMLSGYVEKAHISEFQFENQRRTFASYGYALDPTVDGSADEGKTIIGAKDAAEESGGKTVFESTTLRASDKRKRHRNDDPADIEGFLGPWGGYVDEKRIIKPTEEEAAELEEILAKRNRRGKPTEEKPLEEKTVLHIKDSVDYQGRSFLHAPQDVGVNLRSESPPDRCFLPKAQIHTWEGHTKGISQIRWFPHTAHLLLSSSMDCRVKLWEVYKDRRCIRTYYGHRQAVRDISFDNDGKRFLSAGYDRYVKLWDTETGACVSRFTSRKIPYCVKFNPDPDKQHLFVAGTSDKKIICWDIRSGEITQEYDRHLGAVNTITFVDENRRFVTTSDDKSLRVWEWDIPVDMKYIADPSMHSMPAVTPSPNQKWLACQSMDNKIVIFSALNRFKMNRKKTFTGHMVAGYACGLDFSPDMSYLVSGDADGKCYIWDWKTTKLYKKWKAHDGVCIDVLWHPHEPSRLATAGWDAKIKYWD from the exons atgcaaatttgttCTGCACCAGAAGTGATACCAACG GGAACTGAGTTATGTATGAATCATGTAGATTCAACTGTGAAAGAAATAATGCACAACCCTAAATATGAAGAACTGTTTGCACCGGATGTTGGTCCAGAAAATCCATTTAAAACGCAACAGCAACGTGCTGTAAAAAATATGCTTTCTGGATATGTAGAGAAAGCTCATATAAGTGAATTTCAGTTTGAAAATCAAAGAAGAACATTTGCCAGTTACg gATATGCACTAGATCCGACTGTAGATGGTAGTGCAGACGAGGGTAAAACAATTATTGGTGCAAAAGATGCAGCTGAAGAATCTGGTGGTAAAACTGTATTTGAAAGTACAACATTAAGGGCTTctgataaaagaaaacgtCACAGAAATGATGATCCTGCAGATATTGAAGGATTTTTGGGTCCATGGGGTGGATATGTGGATGAAAAACGAATTATCAAACCAACTGAGGAAGAAGCTGCAgaattagaagaaatattagcgaaaagaaacagaagggGAAAACCAACAGAGGAAAAACCACTTGAAGAAAAAACAGTATTACATA TTAAAGATAGTGTGGATTATCAGGGCAGATCATTTTTACACGCGCCACAGGATGTTGGGGTAAATTTGAGGTCAGAGTCACCACCTGACAGATGTTTCTTACCAAAAGCACAAATTCATACTTGGGAGGGACATACCAAAGGTATTTCACAGATCAGATGGTTCCCACATACTGCGCATTTGTTACTTTCTAGTAGTATGGATTGTAGGGTGAAG TTATGGGAAGTTTATAAAGACAGAAGATGTATCCGAACTTATTATGGTCATCGTCAAGCTGTAAGAGACATAAGCTTTGATAATGATGGGAAAAGATTTTTGTCTGCTGGATATGATCGTTATGTAAAATTGTGGGATACAGAAACTGGTGCTTGCGTAAGTCGATTTACGAGCAGAAAAATTCCATACTGTGTGAAATTTAATCCTGATCCAGATAAGCAACATTTGTTCGTAGCGGGGACCAGTGACAAAAAGATTATCTGT TGGGATATACGTTCCGGTGAGATAACACAAGAATATGACAGACATTTGGGAGCTGTAAACACGATAACATTCGTAGATGAAAATCGAAGATTTGTAACGACTTCGGACGATAAAAGTCTGAGAGTATGGGAATGGGATATACCGGTCGATATGAAATACATAGCTGATCCTTCGATGCATTCTATGCCAGCAGTTACACCCTCTCCTAATCAAAAGTGGCTGGCGTGTCAGAGCatggataataaaattgttatattttctgcATTAAACAGATTTAAAATGAATCGTAAGAAAACATTTACGGGTCACATGGTCGCTGGCTATGCGTGCGGTTTGGACTTTTCTCCTGACATGag tTACCTTGTATCGGGAGATGCGGAtggaaaatgttatatttggGATTGGAAAACgacaaaattgtataaaaaatggaaagcaCATGATGGTGTTTGTATCGACGTATTATGGCATCCTCATGAACCTTCGAGATTAGCCACAGCTGGTTGggatgcaaaaataaaatattgggATTAA
- the LOC122566837 gene encoding activated RNA polymerase II transcriptional coactivator p15, translating into MPKSKEFVYTDNDSTDEEIKPKRQKKEIEDKKGKVSKKMPERESNKDEDTVWDLGNNRQISIRDFKGKLYVDIREMYYDKEANLKPGKKGICLSIAQWQKLLSVVDDVDKAVKSKS; encoded by the exons ATGCCGAAGTCAAAAGAGTTTGTATACACGGATAATGACAGTACTGATGAG gAAATAAAGCCAAAGaggcagaagaaagaaattgaagataaGAAAGGGAAGGTATCAAAAAAGATGCCAGAGAGAGAATCTAATAAAGATGAAGATACTGTATGGGATTTGGGAAATAATCGCCAAATTAGTATAAGAGActttaaaggaaaattatatGTTGACATCAGAGAAATGTATTACGATAAAGAAGCAAATTTAAAGCCTGGAAAGAAAG GTATTTGCTTAAGCATAGCTCAATGGCAAAAGTTACTATCTGTTGTGGATGATGTCGACAAAGCAGTAAAGTCTAAATCctga
- the LOC122566826 gene encoding pre-mRNA-processing factor 17 isoform X1, whose amino-acid sequence MLALKDYGSSDDNSESENESEIKKNEVNCIVDSTNVSVVNSISAGNLTASTNMQICSAPEVIPTGTELCMNHVDSTVKEIMHNPKYEELFAPDVGPENPFKTQQQRAVKNMLSGYVEKAHISEFQFENQRRTFASYGYALDPTVDGSADEGKTIIGAKDAAEESGGKTVFESTTLRASDKRKRHRNDDPADIEGFLGPWGGYVDEKRIIKPTEEEAAELEEILAKRNRRGKPTEEKPLEEKTVLHIKDSVDYQGRSFLHAPQDVGVNLRSESPPDRCFLPKAQIHTWEGHTKGISQIRWFPHTAHLLLSSSMDCRVKLWEVYKDRRCIRTYYGHRQAVRDISFDNDGKRFLSAGYDRYVKLWDTETGACVSRFTSRKIPYCVKFNPDPDKQHLFVAGTSDKKIICWDIRSGEITQEYDRHLGAVNTITFVDENRRFVTTSDDKSLRVWEWDIPVDMKYIADPSMHSMPAVTPSPNQKWLACQSMDNKIVIFSALNRFKMNRKKTFTGHMVAGYACGLDFSPDMSYLVSGDADGKCYIWDWKTTKLYKKWKAHDGVCIDVLWHPHEPSRLATAGWDAKIKYWD is encoded by the exons ATGCTTGCTTTGAAAGATTATGGTAGTAGTGATGATAACAGTGAATCTGAAAATGagagtgaaattaaaaagaatgagGTTAACTGTATTGTTGACTCTACCAACGTTTCTGTCGTTAATTCTATTTCTGCAGGAAATTTGACTGCGTCTAcaaatatgcaaatttgttCTGCACCAGAAGTGATACCAACG GGAACTGAGTTATGTATGAATCATGTAGATTCAACTGTGAAAGAAATAATGCACAACCCTAAATATGAAGAACTGTTTGCACCGGATGTTGGTCCAGAAAATCCATTTAAAACGCAACAGCAACGTGCTGTAAAAAATATGCTTTCTGGATATGTAGAGAAAGCTCATATAAGTGAATTTCAGTTTGAAAATCAAAGAAGAACATTTGCCAGTTACg gATATGCACTAGATCCGACTGTAGATGGTAGTGCAGACGAGGGTAAAACAATTATTGGTGCAAAAGATGCAGCTGAAGAATCTGGTGGTAAAACTGTATTTGAAAGTACAACATTAAGGGCTTctgataaaagaaaacgtCACAGAAATGATGATCCTGCAGATATTGAAGGATTTTTGGGTCCATGGGGTGGATATGTGGATGAAAAACGAATTATCAAACCAACTGAGGAAGAAGCTGCAgaattagaagaaatattagcgaaaagaaacagaagggGAAAACCAACAGAGGAAAAACCACTTGAAGAAAAAACAGTATTACATA TTAAAGATAGTGTGGATTATCAGGGCAGATCATTTTTACACGCGCCACAGGATGTTGGGGTAAATTTGAGGTCAGAGTCACCACCTGACAGATGTTTCTTACCAAAAGCACAAATTCATACTTGGGAGGGACATACCAAAGGTATTTCACAGATCAGATGGTTCCCACATACTGCGCATTTGTTACTTTCTAGTAGTATGGATTGTAGGGTGAAG TTATGGGAAGTTTATAAAGACAGAAGATGTATCCGAACTTATTATGGTCATCGTCAAGCTGTAAGAGACATAAGCTTTGATAATGATGGGAAAAGATTTTTGTCTGCTGGATATGATCGTTATGTAAAATTGTGGGATACAGAAACTGGTGCTTGCGTAAGTCGATTTACGAGCAGAAAAATTCCATACTGTGTGAAATTTAATCCTGATCCAGATAAGCAACATTTGTTCGTAGCGGGGACCAGTGACAAAAAGATTATCTGT TGGGATATACGTTCCGGTGAGATAACACAAGAATATGACAGACATTTGGGAGCTGTAAACACGATAACATTCGTAGATGAAAATCGAAGATTTGTAACGACTTCGGACGATAAAAGTCTGAGAGTATGGGAATGGGATATACCGGTCGATATGAAATACATAGCTGATCCTTCGATGCATTCTATGCCAGCAGTTACACCCTCTCCTAATCAAAAGTGGCTGGCGTGTCAGAGCatggataataaaattgttatattttctgcATTAAACAGATTTAAAATGAATCGTAAGAAAACATTTACGGGTCACATGGTCGCTGGCTATGCGTGCGGTTTGGACTTTTCTCCTGACATGag tTACCTTGTATCGGGAGATGCGGAtggaaaatgttatatttggGATTGGAAAACgacaaaattgtataaaaaatggaaagcaCATGATGGTGTTTGTATCGACGTATTATGGCATCCTCATGAACCTTCGAGATTAGCCACAGCTGGTTGggatgcaaaaataaaatattgggATTAA
- the LOC122566831 gene encoding BRISC and BRCA1-A complex member 1-like isoform X2: protein MSNTGSASCFIPDLKSSYSDEDNTLVRNLSGMNLPEKILFVIDTTRERNCTPFKLSTGASYMPLFMIKRTIENFIYIKSIIQHSHEYALMILNSHSSQWICDFTNNTNSIVNHLNLINDDLLEEDKKSYDFGQMFDEIQQNLPLPTKEHDTAVPTFVVRVILVYSRSNSVPKFHIDKRPLDTLTRNPYFFIDVLYVHEPPCSENLCEEVYSEIAKLDTTNFSYILEVGRNAAKLHDSMAKLLAHPLQRPPQKD, encoded by the exons ATGAGTAACACTGGTAGCGCTTCGTGTTTTATTCCGGATCTCAAGTCATCATACTCCGATGAAGATAACACGTTGGTGCGAAATTTGTCAGGAATGAATTTACCTGAGAAAATTCTATTCGTAATCGATACGACAAGGGAGAGAAATTGTACTCCTTTTAAACTTTCTACAGGAGCTAGCTATATGCCTCTGTTTATGATAAAACGAactattgaaaattttatttacattaaatctATCATTCAACATAGTCATGAATATGCATTAATGATTTTGAATTCTCACAGCTCTCAATGGATATGCGATTTTACCAATAACACCAACAGCATTGTTAATCACTTGAATCTTATTAATGATGATCTTctagaagaagataaaaaatcaTACGATTTTGGACAAATGTTTGATGAAATACAACAAAACTTACCTCTACCAACAAAAGAACATGACACAGCTGTTCCAACATTTGTTGTTAGAGTAATTTTAGTGTATTCACGCTCCAACAGTGTACcaaaatttcatattgatAAAAGACCTTTAGATACTCTTACAAGAaatccatatttttttatagatgtATTGTACGTACATGAACCACCTTGCTCAGAAAATTTATGCGAAGAAGTTTATTCTGAAATAGCAAAATTGGatacaacaaatttttcatacatattaGAGGTAGGAAGGAACGCAGCAAAATTGCATGACAGTATGGCTAAACTACTGGCACATCCCCTACAAAGGCCACCTCAAAAAGAT tga
- the LOC122566827 gene encoding transmembrane protein 181 isoform X2 — protein sequence MYFHSSVISLVNLINTLHLPIIMIDVKVQMRLYSMHKREFVMVFAAFFACFGLAVFIGLAGPPITSMSEQRAHVNGSEVATGPFMMKTPLLSTYSQQLWVIAKLLTSNNDDERYDKSFQISISIDGITIDHKLIPVLSSEAGHNRTRHLKCERQTCEELVVAHLGFLDYSYYIITVHFHGLESFHQRYNIRDLTFYFKNYNPAFTEFEIWFRFIFLLIAFGVMCWFGHSLRKYQLHDWSIEQKWISILLPLLILYNNPLFPMTFLVNSWVPGMIDAILQTTFLCAVLMFWLCVYHGLRQNERRLITFYLPKVLVVGLLWCSAFILATWLRCTELEDPTYNYVLDTSNYFGFKVFFFTVGGFYIAYLLLLILRAYSELRSMPYFDLRLRFLTLLAAVVSLVCGCVTARQFGAGIFEDSFASRLTTYYRSSAQFMALYGLLNFYLYTMAYVYAPAYQQVYGQHSSITKDNPTFSMINDSDEEVIYGSDEESRRPLTSRIVNNNN from the exons ATGTACTTTCACAGTTCAGTGATCTCTTTagtgaatttaataaatacattgcACCTGCCTATCATCATGATCGATGTGAAAG TTCAAATGCGACTATATTCTATGCATAAGAGAGAATTTGTTATGGTATTTGCTGCTTTTTTTGCATGTTTTGGATTGGCTGTATTTATTGGACTTGCAG gCCCTCCTATCACCTCCATGAGCGAACAAAGAGCTCATGTAAATGGCAGTGAAGTTGCTACTGGTCCTTTTATGATGAAGACTCCACTATTATCTACGTACAGTCAACAGCTATGGGTCATCGCAAAGTTATTAACATCTAATAATGATG ATGAAAGATATGACAAAAGTTTTCAAATAAGCATCTCCATAGATGGTATCACAATTGATCATAAACTCATACCTGTTTTGTCCTCGGAAGCTGGCCATAATAG AACCAGACACTTAAAATGTGAAAGACAAACGTGCGAAGAACTTGTAGTTGCTCATCTAGGATTTCTCGATTACagttattacattattactgTTCATTTTCATGGGCTCGAGAGCTTCCACCAACGTTATAACATACGCGATCTCACATTCTAC TTCAAGAATTACAATCCAGCGTTTACGGAGTTCGAGATTTGGTTTCGATTTATCTTTTTGTTAATTGCATTTGGAGTTATG TGCTGGTTTGGACATTCTCTACGAAAGTACCAATTACACGATTGGTCAATAGAACAGAAATGGATTTCTATACTCCTTCCtttgttaattttgtataata ATCCATTATTTCCAATGACGTTTTTAGTGAACTCTTGGGTACCTGGTATGATAGATGCAATTTTACAGACGACGTTCCTTTGTGCAGTCCTTATGTTTTGGTTATGTGTTTACCATGGTTTAAGACAA AATGAAAGGCGtcttattacattttatttaccaaAAGTTTTGGTAGTGGGTTTACTATGGTGTTCCGCGTTTATTTTAGCAACATGGTTGCGCTGTACAGAATTAGAAGATCCCACTTATAATTATGTTCTAGATAcatcaaattatttt GGTTTCAAGGTGTTCTTCTTCACAGTAGGAGGGTTTTACATAGcatatcttcttcttttaatattgAGAGCGTACAGCGAATTAAGATCCATGCCGTATTTTG ATCTTCGTTTACGTTTCTTAACACTGCTTGCCGCTGTGGTTTCGTTGGTTTGTGGTTGTGTGACAGCACGACAATTTGGAGCTGGTATTTTCGAAGACAGCTTTGCCTCTCGTCTCACCACCTATTATCGTTCATCCGCGCAATTTATGGCTTTATACGgtcttctaaatttttatctatatacGATGGCTTATGTATATGCACCGGCGTATCAACAAGTATATGGTCAAC ATTCTTCTATAACTAAGGACAACCCCACGTTTTCTATGATCAACGATTCCGACGAAGAAGTCATATATGGATCAGATGAAGAAAGTCGACGACCTTTAACGTCACGAAttgtgaataataataattaa
- the LOC122566827 gene encoding transmembrane protein 181 isoform X1: protein MDGPGLGYSYHLPSAGWNFRVRNVLSQFSDLFSEFNKYIAPAYHHDRCERSVQMRLYSMHKREFVMVFAAFFACFGLAVFIGLAGPPITSMSEQRAHVNGSEVATGPFMMKTPLLSTYSQQLWVIAKLLTSNNDDERYDKSFQISISIDGITIDHKLIPVLSSEAGHNRTRHLKCERQTCEELVVAHLGFLDYSYYIITVHFHGLESFHQRYNIRDLTFYFKNYNPAFTEFEIWFRFIFLLIAFGVMCWFGHSLRKYQLHDWSIEQKWISILLPLLILYNNPLFPMTFLVNSWVPGMIDAILQTTFLCAVLMFWLCVYHGLRQNERRLITFYLPKVLVVGLLWCSAFILATWLRCTELEDPTYNYVLDTSNYFGFKVFFFTVGGFYIAYLLLLILRAYSELRSMPYFDLRLRFLTLLAAVVSLVCGCVTARQFGAGIFEDSFASRLTTYYRSSAQFMALYGLLNFYLYTMAYVYAPAYQQVYGQHSSITKDNPTFSMINDSDEEVIYGSDEESRRPLTSRIVNNNN from the exons ATGGACGGTCCTGGCTTAGGATACTCGTATCATCTCCCTTCTGCAGGATGGAATTTTCGAGTTAGAAATGTACTTTCACAGTTCAGTGATCTCTTTagtgaatttaataaatacattgcACCTGCCTATCATCATGATCGATGTGAAAG atcAGTTCAAATGCGACTATATTCTATGCATAAGAGAGAATTTGTTATGGTATTTGCTGCTTTTTTTGCATGTTTTGGATTGGCTGTATTTATTGGACTTGCAG gCCCTCCTATCACCTCCATGAGCGAACAAAGAGCTCATGTAAATGGCAGTGAAGTTGCTACTGGTCCTTTTATGATGAAGACTCCACTATTATCTACGTACAGTCAACAGCTATGGGTCATCGCAAAGTTATTAACATCTAATAATGATG ATGAAAGATATGACAAAAGTTTTCAAATAAGCATCTCCATAGATGGTATCACAATTGATCATAAACTCATACCTGTTTTGTCCTCGGAAGCTGGCCATAATAG AACCAGACACTTAAAATGTGAAAGACAAACGTGCGAAGAACTTGTAGTTGCTCATCTAGGATTTCTCGATTACagttattacattattactgTTCATTTTCATGGGCTCGAGAGCTTCCACCAACGTTATAACATACGCGATCTCACATTCTAC TTCAAGAATTACAATCCAGCGTTTACGGAGTTCGAGATTTGGTTTCGATTTATCTTTTTGTTAATTGCATTTGGAGTTATG TGCTGGTTTGGACATTCTCTACGAAAGTACCAATTACACGATTGGTCAATAGAACAGAAATGGATTTCTATACTCCTTCCtttgttaattttgtataata ATCCATTATTTCCAATGACGTTTTTAGTGAACTCTTGGGTACCTGGTATGATAGATGCAATTTTACAGACGACGTTCCTTTGTGCAGTCCTTATGTTTTGGTTATGTGTTTACCATGGTTTAAGACAA AATGAAAGGCGtcttattacattttatttaccaaAAGTTTTGGTAGTGGGTTTACTATGGTGTTCCGCGTTTATTTTAGCAACATGGTTGCGCTGTACAGAATTAGAAGATCCCACTTATAATTATGTTCTAGATAcatcaaattatttt GGTTTCAAGGTGTTCTTCTTCACAGTAGGAGGGTTTTACATAGcatatcttcttcttttaatattgAGAGCGTACAGCGAATTAAGATCCATGCCGTATTTTG ATCTTCGTTTACGTTTCTTAACACTGCTTGCCGCTGTGGTTTCGTTGGTTTGTGGTTGTGTGACAGCACGACAATTTGGAGCTGGTATTTTCGAAGACAGCTTTGCCTCTCGTCTCACCACCTATTATCGTTCATCCGCGCAATTTATGGCTTTATACGgtcttctaaatttttatctatatacGATGGCTTATGTATATGCACCGGCGTATCAACAAGTATATGGTCAAC ATTCTTCTATAACTAAGGACAACCCCACGTTTTCTATGATCAACGATTCCGACGAAGAAGTCATATATGGATCAGATGAAGAAAGTCGACGACCTTTAACGTCACGAAttgtgaataataataattaa
- the LOC122566831 gene encoding BRISC and BRCA1-A complex member 1-like isoform X1 — protein sequence MSNTGSASCFIPDLKSSYSDEDNTLVRNLSGMNLPEKILFVIDTTRERNCTPFKLSTGASYMPLFMIKRTIENFIYIKSIIQHSHEYALMILNSHSSQWICDFTNNTNSIVNHLNLINDDLLEEDKKSYDFGQMFDEIQQNLPLPTKEHDTAVPTFVVRVILVYSRSNSVPKFHIDKRPLDTLTRNPYFFIDVLYVHEPPCSENLCEEVYSEIAKLDTTNFSYILEVGRNAAKLHDSMAKLLAHPLQRPPQKDVCYAICPSPGSQETCNNI from the coding sequence ATGAGTAACACTGGTAGCGCTTCGTGTTTTATTCCGGATCTCAAGTCATCATACTCCGATGAAGATAACACGTTGGTGCGAAATTTGTCAGGAATGAATTTACCTGAGAAAATTCTATTCGTAATCGATACGACAAGGGAGAGAAATTGTACTCCTTTTAAACTTTCTACAGGAGCTAGCTATATGCCTCTGTTTATGATAAAACGAactattgaaaattttatttacattaaatctATCATTCAACATAGTCATGAATATGCATTAATGATTTTGAATTCTCACAGCTCTCAATGGATATGCGATTTTACCAATAACACCAACAGCATTGTTAATCACTTGAATCTTATTAATGATGATCTTctagaagaagataaaaaatcaTACGATTTTGGACAAATGTTTGATGAAATACAACAAAACTTACCTCTACCAACAAAAGAACATGACACAGCTGTTCCAACATTTGTTGTTAGAGTAATTTTAGTGTATTCACGCTCCAACAGTGTACcaaaatttcatattgatAAAAGACCTTTAGATACTCTTACAAGAaatccatatttttttatagatgtATTGTACGTACATGAACCACCTTGCTCAGAAAATTTATGCGAAGAAGTTTATTCTGAAATAGCAAAATTGGatacaacaaatttttcatacatattaGAGGTAGGAAGGAACGCAGCAAAATTGCATGACAGTATGGCTAAACTACTGGCACATCCCCTACAAAGGCCACCTCAAAAAGATGTATGTTATGCAATTTGTCCATCTCCTGGTTCTCAAGAaacatgtaataatatttaa